A single window of Hyla sarda isolate aHylSar1 chromosome 2, aHylSar1.hap1, whole genome shotgun sequence DNA harbors:
- the LOC130357332 gene encoding odorant receptor 131-2-like — protein MVNSTELSNNATTQVITSARIVMITVLVLMVLFFVIFAYFMVIILNVFFTSPQVHETTRYILFIHMLFNDVIYLLISFFLFIVANYGILFPVAVCLVITSLSTGTFIITPYNLAVMSLERYAAICHPLRYAELCTAQRSNLVIAFIWIMGMIPQLANVIVYCCFADSRSFNFRIICDWKLMTVSNFQVVIRNFTDIVGFSTVTMTITYTYVKVMMVARRMDSGKFASKAGKTVLLHAFQLMLSMLSFTTVITETYLTKYIRYLPSINFLVMCLPRFVSPLIYGMRDEVFGKSMRKFHLLPFIRSLHLIRKNLIVDSQGDPAVPDCPDRFLTDQSNQ, from the coding sequence ATGGTGAACTCCACTGAGCTCAGTAACAATGCCACCACCCAAGTCATTACGTCTGCAAGGATTGTGATGATCACTGTTTTGGTCTTGATGGTCCTCTTCTTTGTTATCTTTGCGTACTTTATGGTCATTATTCTGAATGTCTTCTTTACCAGTCCCCAGGTCCATGAGACCACACGTTACATCTTGTTCATTCACATGCTTTTTAACGATGTTATCTACTTACTCATCTCTTTCTTCCTTTTTATAGTTGCAAACTACGGCATCCTTTTCCCTGTAGCAGTATGTCTTGTGATAACTTCTCTTTCCACAGGCACATTCATAATAACTCCTTATAACTTGGCCGTCATGTCTTTGGAACGTTACGCGGCCATCTGCCACCCATTACGATATGCGGAGTTGTGCACAGCCCAGAGATCCAACCTTGTCATTGCTTTCATATGGATAATGGGGATGATTCCACAACTTGCCAATGTTATAGTCTATTGTTGTTTTGCTGACTCACGATCCTTTAACTTCAGGATTATCTGTGACTGGAAGTTAATGACTGTGAGCAACTTCCAAGTAGTTATAAGAAATTTTACCGATATTGTTGGCTTCTCCACAGTGACAATGACCATTACTTACACATATGTTAAAGTTATGATGGTCGCTCGGAGGATGGACTCAGGGAAATTTGCCTCCAAAGCTGGGAAGACGGTCCTGCTCCACGCGTTTCAGCTTATGTTATCTATGTTGTCATTTACCACAGTAATTACCGAGACATATTTGACAAAATATATTCGATACCTGCCCAGTATCAACTTCTTGGTGATGTGTCTTCCTAGATTTGTCAGCCCCTTAATCTATGGCATGAGGGATGAAGTATTTGGTAAATCTATGAGAAAGTTCCACTTACTACCCTTCATCCGGTCATTACATTTAATAAGAAAAAATCTTATAGTTGACAGTCAGGGTGATCCGGCAGTGCCAGACTGTCCTGACCGCTTCCTTACTGATCAGTCAAACCAATAA